A window of Haliscomenobacter hydrossis DSM 1100 contains these coding sequences:
- a CDS encoding type II toxin-antitoxin system HipA family toxin, with protein sequence MEQIKKIVVSIQFDAEEIEVGELVSDDKLIYFKYNQEFLKRGLEISPIKLKLNTDINKANELPFEGLFGVFADSLPDGWGKLLLDRALAARGISIADLSPLDRLAYIGSQGMGALIYKPEIAIDHADQFKIELDEIAKATKQIIAGTATDVLDEIFKLGGSSGGARPKILVGYNPSTQHLIGAKKELPPQYEHWLIKFPSSSDSKHIANIEYAYYKMAIDAGIEMSECRLFESKSGNTYFGTKRFDRQGNKRMHLHSAAGIMHDNFRLSTLDYGHLMDCAFQLERDVKAYEKVLRLAAFNVFAHNRDDHSKNFSFLMDATGKWRLAPAYDLTFSYSGHGMHSTMVAGESAKPTREHLMKLATYFNVKNASTIIEEVQHVVNNWKKYAASYGVKSASKNSIQKVIGG encoded by the coding sequence ATGGAGCAGATAAAAAAAATAGTTGTGTCCATTCAGTTTGATGCTGAAGAAATTGAGGTAGGCGAATTGGTAAGTGATGACAAATTGATCTATTTTAAGTATAATCAGGAGTTTCTGAAAAGGGGCTTAGAAATTTCGCCGATCAAACTCAAATTGAATACGGACATCAACAAGGCAAATGAACTACCTTTCGAGGGTCTATTTGGAGTATTTGCCGATTCATTGCCTGATGGCTGGGGCAAATTACTGCTGGATAGAGCTTTGGCAGCACGGGGTATATCCATTGCCGATCTATCGCCACTGGATAGATTGGCATACATTGGCAGTCAAGGCATGGGTGCATTGATTTATAAACCTGAAATAGCCATTGACCATGCGGATCAGTTTAAGATTGAATTGGATGAGATTGCCAAAGCCACCAAGCAGATCATTGCGGGTACGGCAACGGATGTGTTGGATGAAATATTCAAATTGGGTGGATCATCGGGTGGAGCTCGTCCTAAAATTTTAGTTGGCTACAACCCTAGCACCCAACATCTCATTGGTGCTAAAAAGGAATTACCCCCGCAGTATGAACATTGGCTCATCAAGTTTCCTTCCTCTTCTGATAGCAAGCATATTGCCAATATCGAATATGCTTATTACAAAATGGCGATAGATGCAGGGATCGAGATGAGTGAGTGTCGGCTTTTTGAAAGCAAATCTGGCAACACCTATTTTGGCACAAAACGTTTTGATAGACAGGGCAATAAGCGAATGCATTTGCACTCGGCAGCAGGGATAATGCACGATAATTTTAGATTAAGCACCTTAGATTATGGGCATTTGATGGATTGTGCCTTTCAATTGGAAAGAGATGTAAAGGCTTATGAAAAGGTACTGCGTTTGGCCGCTTTTAATGTTTTTGCACACAACCGAGACGACCACAGCAAAAACTTTTCTTTTCTCATGGATGCCACCGGTAAATGGCGATTGGCTCCTGCTTATGATTTGACGTTTTCGTATTCAGGGCATGGTATGCACAGCACCATGGTGGCGGGAGAAAGTGCCAAGCCTACCCGAGAGCACTTAATGAAATTGGCAACTTATTTTAACGTAAAAAATGCAAGTACCATCATTGAGGAAGTACAACATGTAGTCAATAATTGGAAAAAATATGCTGCTTCATATGGGGTCAAAAGTGCTTCAAAAAACAGTATTCAAAAGGTGATTGGTGGTTAG